One window of the Candidatus Dadabacteria bacterium genome contains the following:
- the npdG gene encoding NADPH-dependent F420 reductase, giving the protein MKISLLGGTGDIAEGLVLRWSRAGHEIYIGSRSEEKALGIAAGHAETLEGLGIESNIHGMANADAAASSEVIIISIPPEYAAATVAGCGDSITDQIVVTPVVSMKREGKTFLFDPPAQGSSALEIKDALPETARLVSAYHNLPANELAKIDENLDYDVVICGDDEGAKEVIKNLTEEMKNLRVLDAGPLEISSMIESLTPLIVNLNVRYKPSHFSVKFV; this is encoded by the coding sequence ATGAAAATTTCACTTCTAGGTGGAACGGGAGACATAGCGGAAGGTCTGGTACTGCGGTGGTCAAGAGCGGGACATGAGATCTACATAGGTTCCAGAAGCGAGGAAAAAGCACTTGGCATAGCGGCTGGCCACGCGGAAACGCTTGAAGGGCTCGGAATCGAATCGAACATACACGGTATGGCGAACGCAGACGCCGCGGCGTCTTCCGAGGTAATAATAATAAGCATTCCTCCCGAGTACGCGGCGGCCACTGTAGCGGGATGCGGCGACAGCATCACGGATCAGATAGTCGTAACCCCGGTAGTCTCGATGAAGAGGGAAGGCAAGACTTTTCTGTTCGACCCTCCCGCCCAGGGTTCTTCGGCTCTTGAGATAAAGGACGCGCTTCCCGAAACGGCGAGGCTAGTGTCCGCTTATCACAATCTTCCCGCAAACGAACTTGCCAAAATAGACGAGAACCTTGATTACGACGTGGTCATATGCGGGGATGACGAGGGAGCTAAAGAGGTGATCAAGAACCTTACCGAGGAAATGAAGAATCTTAGGGTGCTTGACGCGGGTCCGCTCGAGATCTCCTCGATGATAGAGTCGCTTACGCCTCTTATCGTTAACCTTAACGTAAGGTACAAGCCCTCGCATTTTTCAGTCAAGTTCGTCTGA